Proteins found in one Cellulomonas palmilytica genomic segment:
- a CDS encoding peroxiredoxin, which yields MTATEARALVVGEPVPDFTLTDTHGTPVTLSELRGGAVAVVFVPFAFSGICTSELCELRDNLAAFDEAGVRLLVVSCDPMFTLRAWAEHEGYTFDLLSDFWPHGEVARAFGVFDESTGHALRGSFLVDARGVLRWSVVNARGQARPLVAYREALAAL from the coding sequence GTGACCGCGACCGAGGCGCGCGCGCTCGTCGTCGGCGAGCCCGTGCCGGACTTCACGCTGACCGACACGCACGGGACGCCCGTCACACTGTCGGAGCTGCGCGGCGGCGCCGTGGCCGTCGTGTTCGTGCCGTTCGCGTTCTCGGGCATCTGCACGAGCGAGCTGTGCGAGCTGCGGGACAACCTCGCGGCGTTCGACGAGGCCGGCGTGCGGCTGCTCGTCGTCTCGTGCGACCCGATGTTCACGCTGCGGGCGTGGGCGGAGCACGAGGGCTACACGTTCGACCTGCTCTCCGACTTCTGGCCGCACGGCGAGGTCGCGCGCGCGTTCGGCGTGTTCGACGAGAGCACCGGCCACGCGCTGCGCGGGTCGTTCCTCGTGGACGCCCGCGGCGTGCTGCGGTGGAGCGTCGTCAACGCGCGCGGCCAGGCGCGTCCGCTCGTGGCCTACCGCGAGGCGCTCGCCGCGTTGTGA
- a CDS encoding cystathionine gamma-synthase, protein MSDAHDLTGAGFETLAIRAGQDPDPTTGAVIPPLHLSSTFAQDGIGNLRGGYEYGRSGNPTRTALETQLAALEGGTRALSFASGLAAEDALLRATLRPGDGLVIGNDVYGGTYRLVSRVLGPWGVQHRVVDLTDLDAVRVALEESAAKLLWVETPSNPYLRVSDIAALADLAHAQGALLVVDNTFATPALQRPLTLGADVVVHSTTKYLGGHSDVVGGAVVLKDDELAEQVKFLQFAAGAVSGPLDAWLTTRGIKTLVVRVQRHCENALALAQRLAEHPTVARVHYPGLPDHPGHALAARQMSGFGGIVSLELADGAAARRFAESTALFTLAESLGGVESLVNHPASMTHASVKGTELEVSEAVVRLSVGLESVADLVADVEAALDRV, encoded by the coding sequence ATGAGCGACGCCCACGACCTGACCGGCGCGGGGTTCGAGACGCTCGCCATCCGCGCGGGGCAGGACCCGGACCCGACGACGGGCGCGGTCATCCCGCCGCTGCACCTGTCCTCGACGTTCGCGCAGGACGGCATCGGCAACCTGCGCGGCGGCTACGAGTACGGGCGCTCGGGCAACCCGACGCGCACCGCGCTCGAGACCCAGCTCGCGGCGCTCGAGGGCGGCACGCGCGCGCTGTCGTTCGCGTCGGGCCTCGCGGCCGAGGACGCGCTGCTGCGCGCGACGCTGCGACCCGGCGACGGCCTCGTCATCGGCAACGACGTCTACGGCGGGACGTACCGGCTCGTGTCGCGTGTGCTCGGCCCGTGGGGCGTGCAGCACCGCGTGGTGGACCTGACCGACCTCGACGCCGTGCGGGTCGCGCTCGAGGAGTCGGCGGCGAAGCTGCTGTGGGTCGAGACGCCCAGCAACCCGTACCTGCGCGTCAGCGACATCGCCGCGCTCGCCGACCTCGCGCACGCCCAGGGCGCGCTGCTCGTCGTCGACAACACGTTCGCGACGCCCGCCCTGCAGCGCCCGCTCACGCTGGGCGCGGACGTGGTCGTGCACTCGACCACCAAGTACCTGGGCGGGCACTCCGACGTCGTCGGGGGCGCCGTGGTGCTCAAGGACGACGAGCTCGCCGAGCAGGTGAAGTTCCTGCAGTTCGCCGCCGGTGCCGTGTCCGGCCCGCTCGACGCGTGGCTCACGACCCGCGGCATCAAGACGCTCGTCGTGCGCGTGCAGCGGCACTGCGAGAACGCGCTCGCGCTCGCGCAGCGCCTCGCCGAGCACCCGACGGTCGCGCGCGTGCACTACCCGGGCCTGCCCGACCACCCCGGGCACGCGCTCGCGGCGCGGCAGATGAGCGGGTTCGGGGGCATCGTGAGCCTCGAGCTCGCCGACGGCGCGGCCGCCCGGCGGTTCGCGGAGTCGACCGCGCTGTTCACGCTCGCCGAGTCGCTCGGTGGCGTGGAGTCGCTGGTCAACCACCCGGCGAGCATGACCCACGCGTCGGTCAAGGGCACCGAGCTCGAGGTGTCCGAGGCGGTCGTGCGGCTGTCCGTCGGGCTCGAGTCGGTGGCCGACCTCGTGGCCGACGTCGAGGCGGCGCTCGACCGCGTCTGA
- a CDS encoding zinc ribbon domain-containing protein, giving the protein MPNAPAADQRRLLDVQALDTRLDQLAHRRRTLPELARIAELESQLADLHTALVTSQTAVADLRRELAKAEADVQQVRDRAARNQARLDAGQGSAKDLQALQHELESLAKRQGDLEEVELEVMERLEAHEAALAEVTAAHTQLVDGKVQVESERDAAFAQIDAEVAGVQSERATAAAGLDAGLTALYDRLRGQLGGQGAAALRGRRCEGCRLELNPLDLDAIKAKPEDAVVRCEECGRILVLLPEDH; this is encoded by the coding sequence GTGCCCAACGCCCCCGCAGCGGACCAGCGACGACTCCTCGACGTGCAGGCGCTCGACACCCGCCTCGACCAGCTCGCGCACCGACGCCGCACGCTGCCCGAGCTCGCGCGGATCGCCGAGCTCGAGTCGCAGCTCGCGGACCTGCACACCGCGCTGGTCACCTCGCAGACCGCCGTGGCGGACCTGCGCCGCGAGCTCGCGAAGGCCGAGGCGGACGTGCAGCAGGTGCGGGACCGCGCGGCGCGCAACCAGGCGCGACTCGACGCGGGCCAGGGCTCCGCCAAGGACCTGCAGGCGCTGCAGCACGAGCTCGAGTCGCTCGCGAAGCGCCAGGGCGACCTGGAGGAGGTCGAGCTCGAGGTCATGGAGCGCCTCGAGGCGCACGAGGCCGCGCTCGCCGAGGTCACCGCCGCGCACACGCAGCTCGTGGACGGCAAGGTGCAGGTCGAGTCGGAGCGCGACGCCGCGTTCGCGCAGATCGACGCCGAGGTCGCGGGCGTGCAGTCCGAGCGCGCGACCGCCGCGGCCGGTCTCGACGCGGGCCTGACCGCCCTGTACGACCGCCTGCGGGGCCAGCTCGGCGGGCAGGGCGCCGCGGCGCTGCGCGGCCGCCGCTGCGAGGGCTGCCGCCTCGAGCTCAACCCGCTCGACCTCGACGCCATCAAGGCGAAGCCCGAGGACGCCGTCGTCCGCTGCGAGGAGTGCGGCCGCATCCTGGTCCTGCTGCCCGAGGACCACTGA
- a CDS encoding DUF3052 domain-containing protein has product MSASADAGQQQAARLGFAAGQVIQELGYDDDVDEALREAIEAITGAEMVDEEYDDVTDGAVIWFREDDGDLTDYLVDAMTVLEDNGPIWVLSPKSGRAGHVSHSDIEEAATTSGLHAMSTFAIAPDWSATRLGTRGRGK; this is encoded by the coding sequence GTGTCAGCGAGTGCGGACGCCGGGCAGCAGCAGGCCGCCCGACTGGGATTCGCCGCGGGTCAGGTGATCCAGGAGCTCGGCTACGACGACGACGTCGACGAGGCCCTGCGCGAGGCGATCGAGGCGATCACGGGCGCCGAGATGGTCGACGAGGAGTACGACGACGTCACCGACGGTGCGGTCATCTGGTTCCGTGAGGACGACGGGGACCTGACCGACTACCTCGTCGACGCCATGACGGTGCTCGAGGACAACGGGCCGATCTGGGTGCTGTCGCCGAAGTCGGGCCGTGCGGGCCACGTGTCGCACTCCGACATCGAGGAGGCCGCGACCACGTCCGGCCTGCACGCGATGTCGACGTTCGCGATCGCGCCCGACTGGTCGGCGACGCGGCTCGGCACGCGCGGCCGCGGCAAGTGA
- a CDS encoding cystathionine beta-synthase produces the protein MKYANRITDLVGGTPLVRLHAVTEGIDALVLAKVEYLNPGGSSKDRIAARIIDAAERDGLLKPGGTIVEPTSGNTGVGLALVAQQRGYRCVFVVPDKVGEDKRAVLAAYGAEVVVTPTSVAPDDPRSYYSVSDRLAAEIPGAFKPNQYENPNGPRSHYETTGPEIWQDTDGRVTHFVAGIGTGGTISGTGRYLKEVSDGAVRVVGADPVGSVYSGGTGRPYLVEGVGEDIWPGAYDPTVVDDVIAIRDAESFELTRRLAREEGLLVGGSSGMAVAAALRVARGLGADDVVVVLLPDGGRGYLGKIFDDAWLRSYGFSDLPAERTVRDVVTAKDGSLPALVHAHPVDTVRDAIAMMTEFGVSQLPVLTAEPPVVIGEVVGAVDEESLLEKVFSGEVEMGDPVSAVLQEGLPQIGVNESVEQARKALGTAGALLVVDEGAPVSVLTRADLLTFLSH, from the coding sequence ATGAAGTACGCCAACCGCATCACCGACCTCGTCGGCGGCACGCCGCTCGTGCGCCTCCACGCCGTGACCGAGGGCATCGACGCGCTCGTGCTCGCCAAGGTCGAGTACCTCAACCCCGGCGGCTCGTCGAAGGACCGCATCGCGGCGCGCATCATCGACGCCGCCGAGCGTGACGGGCTCCTGAAGCCGGGCGGCACGATCGTCGAACCGACGAGCGGCAACACCGGGGTCGGGCTGGCCCTCGTCGCGCAGCAGCGCGGGTACCGCTGCGTGTTCGTCGTGCCGGACAAGGTCGGTGAGGACAAACGTGCGGTGCTGGCCGCGTACGGCGCGGAGGTCGTCGTGACGCCCACGTCGGTCGCGCCCGACGACCCGCGCTCCTACTACTCGGTCTCCGACCGGCTCGCCGCGGAGATCCCGGGCGCGTTCAAGCCGAACCAGTACGAGAACCCGAACGGCCCGCGCAGCCACTACGAGACCACCGGTCCGGAGATCTGGCAGGACACCGACGGGCGGGTGACGCACTTCGTCGCGGGCATCGGCACGGGCGGGACGATCAGCGGCACGGGCCGGTACCTCAAGGAGGTCTCGGACGGGGCCGTGCGGGTGGTCGGCGCGGACCCCGTCGGCTCGGTGTACTCGGGCGGGACGGGCCGGCCGTACCTCGTCGAGGGGGTCGGCGAGGACATCTGGCCCGGCGCGTACGACCCGACGGTCGTCGACGACGTCATCGCGATCCGCGACGCCGAGTCGTTCGAGCTCACGCGCCGGCTCGCGCGCGAGGAGGGGCTGCTCGTCGGCGGGTCGAGCGGCATGGCCGTGGCGGCCGCGCTGCGGGTCGCGCGCGGGCTGGGCGCGGACGACGTGGTCGTCGTGCTGCTGCCCGACGGCGGGCGCGGCTACCTCGGCAAGATCTTCGACGACGCCTGGCTGCGCAGCTACGGGTTCAGCGACCTGCCGGCCGAGCGAACCGTGCGGGACGTGGTCACGGCGAAGGACGGCTCGCTGCCCGCGCTGGTGCACGCGCACCCCGTCGACACCGTGCGCGACGCGATCGCGATGATGACGGAGTTCGGCGTCTCGCAGCTGCCCGTGCTGACCGCCGAGCCGCCCGTCGTGATCGGCGAGGTCGTCGGCGCGGTCGACGAGGAGTCCCTGCTCGAGAAGGTGTTCTCGGGCGAGGTCGAGATGGGCGACCCGGTCTCGGCCGTGCTCCAGGAGGGCCTGCCGCAGATCGGCGTCAACGAGTCGGTCGAGCAGGCGCGCAAGGCGCTCGGCACGGCCGGTGCGCTGCTCGTCGTCGACGAGGGCGCGCCCGTGTCGGTCCTCACGCGCGCCGACCTGCTGACGTTCCTGAGCCACTGA
- a CDS encoding MOSC domain-containing protein, whose protein sequence is MSDGLRVASLAVRPVKSLRGVEVERVALDRLGPRGDRRWMVVDLEGATVTARELPAMLGITARPLVGGVELTARDRAPLVVHEPHGGERVPVTLSRVGEATACGPEADAWLSDALARPVRLVWLDDPARRSVSLDHGGRPGDPLSLADAAPVHLTTTASLAALNRWLADEQGHAPLPMERFRPTLVVDGDLEPFAEDRWSRVRVGDVVLRFAERCDRCVMTTVDLDTLRTGSEPTRTLARHRREDGKVWFGVRLVPEQAGELVVGAPVEPLP, encoded by the coding sequence ATGAGCGACGGCCTGCGGGTCGCGTCCCTCGCGGTGCGGCCGGTGAAGTCGCTGCGCGGGGTCGAGGTCGAGCGGGTCGCGCTCGACCGGCTCGGGCCGCGGGGGGACCGGCGCTGGATGGTCGTCGACCTCGAGGGAGCGACGGTCACGGCGCGTGAGCTGCCCGCGATGCTGGGCATCACGGCGCGGCCGCTCGTCGGCGGCGTCGAGCTCACGGCCCGCGACCGCGCGCCCCTCGTCGTCCACGAGCCTCACGGCGGCGAGCGTGTCCCCGTGACGCTGTCCCGCGTGGGGGAGGCGACGGCGTGCGGGCCCGAGGCCGACGCGTGGCTGTCCGACGCGCTCGCGCGGCCCGTGCGGCTCGTCTGGCTGGACGACCCGGCGCGCCGCTCGGTCTCGCTGGACCACGGAGGTCGGCCGGGCGACCCGCTGTCGCTCGCCGACGCCGCGCCCGTGCACCTCACGACGACCGCGTCGCTCGCCGCGCTGAACCGTTGGCTGGCCGACGAGCAGGGCCACGCGCCGCTGCCGATGGAGCGGTTCCGGCCGACTCTCGTCGTCGACGGGGACCTCGAGCCGTTCGCGGAGGACCGCTGGTCGCGCGTGCGGGTCGGTGACGTGGTGCTCCGGTTCGCGGAGCGGTGCGACCGGTGCGTCATGACGACGGTCGACCTCGACACGCTGCGCACCGGCTCGGAGCCGACGCGCACGCTCGCTCGCCACCGCCGCGAGGACGGCAAGGTGTGGTTCGGCGTGCGGCTCGTGCCCGAGCAGGCGGGCGAGCTCGTCGTCGGCGCGCCCGTGGAGCCGCTGCCCTGA
- a CDS encoding Nif3-like dinuclear metal center hexameric protein — MNAPRLADVVRVLERRYPPSSAESWDAVGLVTGDPDQPVRRVLLAVDPVATVVDEALEWGADLVVTHHPLLLKGVSSIAATTFKGAVLHRLVRGGCALLAAHTNADAATDGVADALAQALGLVDVEPLLADAGPALDKHVVFVPVADAPRVVDAMARAGAGALGAYERCAWTTTGEGTFTPQPGASPAIGSVGTREVVVEARVEMVAPRSARAGVVAAMRAAHPYEEPAFDVLETASLPGGTGTGRVGRLAEPTTLRAFAQRAADATPATAQGVRFAGDPDGRVERVAVVGGSGDPFFDAVRAAGADAYVTADLRHHPASEQRERAEFDARAGRPATPYLVDLAHFASEWPWLQLAARDLTADLQAQGTTVETRVSVRCTDPWTGRVGRTDARTS; from the coding sequence GTGAACGCTCCTCGTCTGGCCGACGTCGTCCGGGTCCTCGAACGCCGCTACCCGCCGTCGAGCGCCGAGTCCTGGGACGCGGTCGGTCTCGTCACCGGCGACCCCGACCAGCCGGTGCGGCGCGTGCTGCTCGCCGTGGACCCCGTCGCGACGGTCGTCGACGAGGCGCTCGAGTGGGGTGCCGACCTCGTCGTGACGCACCACCCGCTGCTGCTCAAGGGCGTGAGCTCGATCGCCGCGACCACGTTCAAGGGAGCGGTGCTGCACCGGCTGGTGCGCGGCGGCTGCGCGCTGCTCGCCGCGCACACGAACGCCGACGCCGCGACGGACGGCGTCGCCGACGCGCTCGCGCAGGCGCTCGGGCTCGTCGACGTCGAGCCGCTGCTCGCCGACGCGGGACCGGCGCTCGACAAGCACGTGGTGTTCGTCCCCGTCGCCGACGCGCCGCGGGTGGTCGACGCGATGGCGCGCGCGGGTGCCGGCGCGCTCGGCGCGTACGAGCGGTGCGCGTGGACGACGACCGGCGAGGGCACGTTCACGCCCCAGCCCGGGGCGTCGCCCGCGATCGGGTCGGTCGGGACGCGCGAGGTCGTCGTCGAGGCACGCGTCGAGATGGTCGCCCCGCGGAGCGCTCGCGCCGGGGTGGTGGCGGCGATGCGCGCGGCGCACCCCTACGAGGAGCCCGCGTTCGACGTGCTCGAGACCGCGAGCCTGCCGGGCGGCACCGGGACCGGCCGCGTGGGGCGGCTCGCGGAGCCGACGACGCTGCGTGCGTTCGCGCAGCGCGCGGCGGACGCGACCCCCGCCACCGCGCAGGGCGTGCGGTTCGCGGGCGACCCGGACGGTCGCGTCGAGCGCGTCGCGGTCGTCGGCGGGTCGGGCGACCCGTTCTTCGACGCGGTGCGCGCCGCGGGCGCCGACGCGTACGTCACCGCGGATCTGCGCCACCACCCGGCCTCCGAGCAGCGCGAGCGCGCCGAGTTCGACGCGCGCGCCGGCCGACCCGCGACGCCCTACCTCGTGGACCTCGCGCACTTCGCGTCCGAGTGGCCGTGGCTGCAGCTCGCCGCGCGCGACCTGACGGCGGATCTGCAGGCCCAGGGCACTACGGTGGAGACCCGCGTGAGCGTGCGGTGCACCGACCCGTGGACGGGTCGAGTCGGCCGCACGGACGCGCGCACCAGCTAG
- the aceE gene encoding pyruvate dehydrogenase (acetyl-transferring), homodimeric type → MAQIDETGPLIGGLLSQVPDIDPDETGEWVESLDGLIDDKGGPRARYVLMSLLRHARERNVAIPSSLNTPYVNTIAVHNEPYFPGDEVIERRYRSWNRWNAAVMVTRAQRPGIGVGGHISSYASVATLYEVGLNHFFRGKDHPGGGDQVYFQGHASPGVYARGFLEGRLSEHQLDGFRQELSHPGGGLPSYPHPRLAPDLWEFPTVSMGLGPSGAIYQAWTNRYLHNRGIKDTSQQDVWAFLGDGEMDEPESRGLIHLAAQQNLDNLTFVVNCNLQRLDGPVRGNGKIIQELEAEFRGAGWNVIKVIWGREWDVLLNADKDRALVHLMNITPDGDFQTYRAENGAFIREHFFGRDPRTKALVEKMTDDEIWALKRGGHDYRKIYAAYKSAREHTGQPTVILAHTIKGYGLGSGFAGRNATHQMKKLKIDDLKLLRDTLHIPFTDEQLEENPYLPPYYHPGADDEAIQYMLERRRQLGGFVPERRSTHKPVTTPAPEKYDGLKKGSGQQEVATTMALVRLFKDLLKDKEFGHRLVPIIPDEARTFGLDSIFPSAKIFNTVGQHYLAVDRDLMLSYKESESGQIMHTGINEAGSASAFQAVGTSYATHGEPLVPFYFYYSMFGFQRTGDQFWAAGDQMARGFLIGATAGRTTLTGEGLQHADGHSPLIAGAMPHVVHYDPAYGYEIRHIVRDGIERMYAPDNGGRERDVVYYLTVYNEPIVQPAEPEGVDVEGILKGIHLLSPAEGDGPRAQILASGVAVPWALEAQKLLAEDWGVRAAVWSVTSWSELRRDGLEADQHAFLHPGEEPRTAYLTQKLAGAEGPFVATTDYDHLVADQVRAWVPGAYATLGADGFGFSDTRAAARRHFKIDGPSTAVRVLQQLARSGAVAADAPAQAIERYRLHDVTAGTSGNTGGDS, encoded by the coding sequence GTGGCTCAGATCGACGAGACAGGCCCGCTCATCGGCGGCCTGCTCAGCCAGGTACCGGACATCGACCCCGACGAGACCGGGGAGTGGGTCGAGTCCCTCGACGGACTCATCGACGACAAGGGCGGCCCGCGCGCGCGGTACGTGCTCATGAGCCTGCTGCGCCACGCGCGCGAGCGGAACGTGGCGATCCCCTCGTCGCTCAACACGCCGTACGTGAACACGATCGCGGTGCACAACGAGCCGTACTTCCCCGGCGACGAGGTCATCGAGCGGCGCTACCGCTCGTGGAACCGCTGGAACGCGGCCGTCATGGTGACGCGCGCGCAGCGCCCCGGCATCGGGGTCGGCGGCCACATCTCGTCGTACGCGTCCGTGGCGACGCTGTACGAGGTCGGCCTCAACCACTTCTTCCGCGGCAAGGACCACCCGGGCGGCGGCGACCAGGTGTACTTCCAGGGCCACGCCTCCCCCGGCGTGTACGCCCGCGGGTTCCTCGAGGGCCGCCTGAGCGAGCACCAGCTCGACGGGTTCCGCCAGGAGCTGTCGCACCCGGGCGGCGGCCTGCCGTCCTACCCGCACCCGCGCCTCGCGCCGGACCTGTGGGAGTTCCCGACCGTGTCGATGGGTCTCGGTCCGTCGGGCGCGATCTACCAGGCGTGGACCAACCGTTACCTGCACAACCGCGGGATCAAGGACACGAGCCAGCAGGACGTGTGGGCGTTCCTGGGCGACGGCGAGATGGACGAGCCCGAGTCGCGCGGCCTGATCCACCTGGCGGCGCAGCAGAACCTCGACAACCTGACGTTCGTCGTGAACTGCAACCTGCAGCGCCTCGACGGCCCGGTGCGCGGCAACGGCAAGATCATCCAGGAGCTCGAGGCCGAGTTCCGCGGTGCCGGCTGGAACGTCATCAAGGTCATCTGGGGTCGCGAGTGGGACGTCCTGCTCAACGCCGACAAGGACCGCGCGCTCGTCCACCTGATGAACATCACGCCGGACGGCGACTTCCAGACGTACCGCGCCGAGAACGGCGCGTTCATCCGCGAGCACTTCTTCGGGCGCGACCCGCGCACCAAGGCGCTCGTCGAGAAGATGACGGACGACGAGATCTGGGCGCTCAAGCGCGGCGGTCACGACTACCGCAAGATCTACGCGGCCTACAAGTCGGCGCGTGAGCACACCGGCCAGCCGACCGTGATCCTGGCGCACACGATCAAGGGCTACGGGCTCGGCTCGGGCTTCGCGGGTCGCAACGCGACGCACCAGATGAAGAAGCTCAAGATCGACGACCTCAAGCTCCTGCGCGACACGCTGCACATCCCGTTCACGGACGAGCAGCTCGAGGAGAACCCCTACCTCCCGCCGTACTACCACCCGGGTGCCGACGACGAGGCGATCCAGTACATGCTGGAGCGCCGCCGTCAGCTCGGCGGGTTCGTGCCCGAGCGCCGCTCGACGCACAAGCCGGTCACGACCCCCGCGCCGGAGAAGTACGACGGCCTGAAGAAGGGCTCGGGGCAGCAGGAGGTCGCCACGACCATGGCGCTCGTGCGCCTGTTCAAGGACCTGCTCAAGGACAAGGAGTTCGGCCACCGCCTGGTGCCGATCATCCCGGACGAGGCCCGCACGTTCGGCCTGGACTCGATCTTCCCGAGCGCGAAGATCTTCAACACGGTGGGTCAGCACTACCTCGCGGTCGACCGCGACCTGATGCTGAGCTACAAGGAGTCCGAGTCCGGGCAGATCATGCACACCGGCATCAACGAGGCCGGTTCCGCGTCCGCGTTCCAGGCGGTCGGCACGTCCTACGCGACGCACGGCGAGCCGCTGGTCCCGTTCTACTTCTACTACTCGATGTTCGGTTTCCAGCGCACGGGCGACCAGTTCTGGGCGGCCGGTGACCAGATGGCGCGCGGCTTCCTCATCGGCGCGACCGCGGGCCGCACCACGCTGACCGGTGAGGGCCTGCAGCACGCCGACGGCCACTCGCCGCTCATCGCGGGCGCCATGCCGCACGTCGTCCACTACGACCCGGCCTACGGGTACGAGATCCGGCACATCGTGCGCGACGGCATCGAGCGCATGTACGCGCCCGACAACGGCGGCCGCGAGCGTGACGTCGTCTACTACCTGACGGTCTACAACGAGCCGATCGTGCAGCCGGCCGAGCCGGAGGGTGTGGACGTCGAAGGCATCCTCAAGGGCATCCACCTGCTGTCCCCCGCCGAGGGCGACGGGCCGCGCGCCCAGATCCTCGCGTCGGGCGTCGCGGTGCCGTGGGCGCTCGAGGCGCAGAAGCTGCTCGCCGAGGACTGGGGCGTGCGCGCCGCGGTGTGGTCCGTGACGTCGTGGAGCGAGCTGCGCCGCGACGGGCTCGAGGCCGACCAGCACGCGTTCCTGCACCCGGGCGAGGAGCCGCGCACGGCGTACCTCACGCAGAAGCTCGCCGGTGCCGAGGGGCCGTTCGTCGCGACGACGGACTACGACCACCTCGTGGCCGACCAGGTCCGCGCGTGGGTGCCCGGCGCGTACGCGACGCTCGGCGCCGACGGCTTCGGCTTCTCGGACACGCGCGCCGCCGCCCGCCGGCACTTCAAGATCGACGGCCCGTCGACCGCGGTGCGCGTGCTGCAGCAGCTCGCGCGCTCGGGCGCCGTGGCCGCCGACGCGCCCGCGCAGGCGATCGAGCGCTACCGCCTGCACGACGTCACCGCCGGCACGTCCGGCAACACGGGCGGCGACTCCTGA